A DNA window from Allokutzneria albata contains the following coding sequences:
- a CDS encoding serine/threonine-protein kinase: MERRRLVVLLGAAVLLVGAVAVLRSTGDGTEPVRQGPRHTAPRQLERFATAGAILPIPQAPPAAVSVLSVEPGPRQLLLRWGDSLSDGVVPAGAVGYEVRWGKGTALEHSRLVARSLVQISGLENGAEYRVEVRSVDSFGQRSAPVGGSGRPEPYPLLEPWSYVDAFDDPRTITDNWRLGHRGSCGTALPGEGEEAGQLVITGNCGTEPATLRTRTPFRLAQTPQPNGELGRAVVETDGSGTAQQFTIDLVPGPVDLVLGTVKEVEGSTRPTEAVEDQSLPPGTVRLRATAFGDSGSAQLLVPPGTPRSAAVIAPRSVPATLPPMPIRVRQRWEVVVYADRVEVLRDKQPVAAANIVVNWREATVLLGFTGRGSGPTRSTVDLVGFLGAPTSPPPAAVQPRLNWVQGTAREPLERPIDGRQLAQYSGAQLRLTLLSRAAVRLDQMTVRVGAVRVPVRLAVPRTEIVPGVGFPVVADLPNDALVVSGELNTLSVVVEYEAPLEVMQVGIEVFPEPGARVDPPATQSRRPLVQRTPPLLAEPRAELLDASARPLVPGKTLTPGRVVLAVELDGPAAQIAAGELAPLAGIEVFVDNERVARLPTAEQGPGVAGRWRFGLNTTDLPFGPHTVEVRAIGVNPTTPPAQAFVSFLLGPA, from the coding sequence GTGGAACGTCGGCGTCTCGTTGTGCTGCTCGGAGCGGCGGTTCTCCTCGTCGGTGCGGTCGCGGTGCTGCGATCCACCGGTGACGGCACGGAGCCGGTGCGGCAGGGACCTCGGCACACCGCGCCCCGCCAGCTGGAGCGCTTCGCCACGGCGGGCGCGATCCTGCCGATCCCGCAGGCTCCCCCGGCCGCCGTGTCGGTGCTCTCCGTCGAGCCCGGTCCGCGCCAGCTGCTGTTGCGGTGGGGCGACTCGCTCTCCGACGGCGTCGTGCCCGCGGGCGCGGTCGGCTACGAGGTGCGGTGGGGCAAGGGCACAGCGCTGGAGCACTCGCGGCTGGTGGCCCGCTCGCTCGTCCAGATCAGCGGGCTGGAGAACGGGGCCGAGTACCGCGTCGAGGTGCGCTCGGTGGACTCCTTCGGGCAGCGTTCGGCGCCCGTTGGCGGGTCCGGGCGGCCGGAGCCGTACCCGCTGCTCGAACCGTGGAGCTACGTCGACGCGTTCGACGATCCCAGGACCATCACGGACAACTGGCGGTTGGGCCACCGCGGGTCCTGCGGCACGGCGTTGCCCGGCGAGGGCGAGGAAGCCGGGCAGCTGGTGATCACCGGCAACTGCGGCACCGAGCCCGCGACGCTGCGCACGCGCACGCCGTTCCGGCTGGCGCAGACCCCGCAGCCGAACGGTGAACTCGGCCGCGCCGTGGTGGAGACCGACGGTTCCGGTACCGCGCAGCAGTTCACCATCGACCTGGTGCCGGGACCGGTGGACCTCGTGCTGGGCACGGTGAAGGAGGTCGAGGGCTCGACGCGGCCGACCGAGGCGGTCGAGGACCAGTCGCTGCCGCCGGGAACCGTGCGCCTTCGGGCGACCGCGTTCGGCGACAGCGGGAGCGCGCAGCTGCTGGTGCCGCCGGGCACACCACGCTCGGCCGCGGTGATCGCCCCGCGCTCGGTGCCCGCGACCCTGCCGCCGATGCCGATCCGGGTGCGCCAGCGCTGGGAGGTCGTCGTCTACGCCGACCGGGTGGAAGTGTTGCGGGACAAGCAACCCGTGGCCGCCGCGAACATCGTGGTGAACTGGCGGGAGGCCACGGTGCTGCTCGGCTTCACCGGCCGCGGCTCCGGGCCGACGCGCAGCACGGTGGACCTGGTCGGCTTCCTCGGCGCGCCGACATCGCCCCCTCCGGCCGCGGTGCAGCCGCGTCTCAACTGGGTGCAGGGCACCGCGCGAGAACCGCTGGAACGCCCGATCGACGGGCGTCAGCTGGCCCAGTACTCCGGCGCCCAGCTGAGGCTCACCCTGCTGTCGCGGGCCGCGGTGCGGCTGGACCAGATGACGGTGCGGGTGGGTGCGGTCCGCGTTCCCGTGCGGCTCGCCGTGCCCAGGACCGAGATCGTTCCCGGGGTCGGCTTCCCGGTCGTCGCGGACCTGCCGAACGACGCCCTGGTGGTCAGCGGTGAGCTGAACACGTTGAGCGTGGTGGTGGAGTACGAGGCACCGCTGGAGGTCATGCAGGTCGGGATCGAGGTCTTCCCTGAGCCCGGCGCGCGCGTCGACCCGCCCGCGACGCAGTCCAGGCGCCCGTTGGTGCAGCGGACCCCGCCACTGCTCGCGGAGCCCCGGGCGGAGCTGCTGGACGCCTCGGCGCGGCCACTGGTGCCGGGCAAGACCCTGACCCCGGGCCGGGTGGTGCTGGCGGTCGAGCTGGACGGCCCGGCAGCGCAGATCGCCGCCGGGGAGCTGGCTCCGCTGGCCGGGATCGAGGTGTTCGTGGACAACGAGCGGGTGGCCCGGCTGCCGACAGCCGAACAGGGTCCCGGTGTCGCGGGGCGGTGGCGGTTCGGGCTGAACACCACCGACCTGCCGTTCGGACCGCACACGGTGGAGGTGCGGGCCATCGGGGTGAATCCGACGACCCCACCAGCGCAGGCGTTCGTCTCGTTCCTGCTCGGGCCCGCGTAA
- a CDS encoding prephenate dehydrogenase — translation MRSVCVIGLGLIGGSVLRAAAAAGYQVFGTAASAADRAAAEADGFTVVSTVDEAVIHAAERDSLIVLAVPLTAAPDVLTVVNRFAAKTRLTDVMSVKGPIAEAVRRYTPEARYVGGHPMAGKADSGWAAGDAKLFEGAAWVVAADEGTDPIVWAEVATLALECGAYVVPAGEGDHDAAVARISHLPHVLAAVLAAVGADGGPMAMALAAGSFADGTRVAGSDPALVKAMCEGNRDALLDAVDDALGRLGAARGSLASTGSLGATLESGYRARRAWEAGREQAPEPLTSVDLTAPEAMELLRSLGILGGRITSLDGMTAVGEYADWPI, via the coding sequence GTGCGTTCGGTGTGTGTGATCGGGTTGGGTCTCATCGGTGGATCGGTGCTGCGCGCCGCGGCCGCCGCCGGCTACCAGGTGTTCGGCACGGCGGCCTCCGCCGCTGACCGGGCCGCCGCGGAAGCCGACGGCTTCACCGTGGTGTCGACGGTGGACGAGGCGGTGATCCACGCCGCCGAACGGGACTCGTTGATCGTGCTGGCGGTCCCGCTGACCGCGGCGCCGGACGTGCTGACCGTGGTCAACCGGTTCGCCGCGAAGACCAGGCTGACCGACGTGATGAGCGTGAAGGGCCCGATCGCCGAGGCGGTCCGCCGCTACACGCCGGAGGCCCGCTACGTCGGCGGGCACCCCATGGCGGGCAAGGCCGACTCGGGCTGGGCCGCGGGCGACGCCAAACTCTTCGAAGGCGCGGCGTGGGTGGTGGCCGCGGACGAGGGCACCGACCCGATCGTCTGGGCCGAGGTCGCCACGCTGGCGCTGGAGTGCGGCGCCTACGTGGTGCCCGCGGGCGAAGGCGACCACGACGCCGCCGTCGCGCGGATCTCCCACCTGCCGCACGTGCTGGCGGCGGTGCTCGCCGCGGTCGGCGCGGACGGCGGGCCGATGGCCATGGCGCTGGCCGCGGGTTCCTTCGCGGACGGCACGCGCGTCGCGGGCAGCGACCCGGCGTTGGTGAAGGCGATGTGCGAGGGCAACCGCGACGCGCTGCTGGACGCGGTCGACGACGCGCTCGGACGGCTCGGCGCGGCCCGCGGTTCGCTGGCCTCGACCGGCTCGCTCGGCGCGACGCTGGAGTCCGGGTACCGGGCGCGGCGGGCGTGGGAGGCCGGACGCGAACAGGCCCCGGAACCGCTGACCAGTGTGGACCTGACCGCCCCCGAGGCGATGGAGCTGTTGCGCAGCCTCGGCATCCTCGGCGGCCGGATCACCTCGCTGGACGGGATGACCGCGGTGGGCGAGTACGCCGACTGGCCCATCTGA
- a CDS encoding tRNA adenosine deaminase-associated protein — protein sequence MAVQEPIGGIAVAVVREDGRWRCSPMDSSVLTDLDKAITELRGLRSTGAVFGLLDVDDEFFVVVRPTPGGVDLLLSDAGAALDYDVAADVLDLLRVDPPDPDDEEIWPEGDAGLLADLGMPEPELRLVVNEVDLYPDEQLRMIAQRCGFVDEFDKVAEPLLA from the coding sequence ATGGCGGTGCAAGAACCGATCGGGGGAATTGCCGTCGCCGTCGTCCGCGAGGACGGACGGTGGCGATGCAGCCCTATGGACAGCTCGGTGCTCACCGACCTCGACAAGGCGATCACCGAGCTGCGCGGGCTGCGGTCGACGGGTGCGGTGTTCGGCCTCCTCGATGTCGACGACGAGTTCTTCGTTGTTGTCCGCCCGACGCCGGGCGGAGTGGACCTGCTGCTCTCCGACGCGGGAGCGGCGCTGGACTACGACGTGGCGGCGGACGTGCTCGACCTGCTGCGGGTCGACCCGCCCGATCCGGACGACGAGGAGATCTGGCCGGAGGGCGACGCAGGCCTGCTCGCCGACCTCGGCATGCCGGAGCCGGAGCTGCGCCTGGTGGTCAACGAGGTCGACCTCTACCCGGACGAGCAGCTGCGCATGATCGCCCAGCGCTGCGGCTTCGTCGACGAGTTCGACAAGGTCGCAGAGCCGCTGCTGGCCTGA
- a CDS encoding nucleoside deaminase has product MTPFATPADRELIRVAIEVARTASASGDVPIGAVVVAPDGTELARARNAREELGDPTAHAEVLALRAAAARNGDGWRLENCTLAVTVEPCTMCAGALVLARIGRVVFGAWEPKTGAAGSLWDVLRDRRSNHRPEVVGGVLEAECAELMNDFFSAPSHRSE; this is encoded by the coding sequence ATGACACCGTTCGCCACCCCGGCCGACCGGGAGCTGATCCGCGTCGCGATCGAGGTCGCCCGCACCGCGTCCGCCTCCGGCGACGTGCCGATCGGCGCGGTGGTCGTCGCCCCGGACGGCACCGAGCTGGCGCGTGCCCGCAACGCCCGCGAGGAGCTGGGCGATCCCACCGCGCACGCAGAGGTCCTCGCGCTGCGCGCCGCGGCCGCCCGCAACGGCGACGGCTGGCGGCTGGAGAACTGCACGCTGGCCGTGACCGTCGAACCCTGCACCATGTGCGCGGGCGCGCTCGTGCTCGCACGGATCGGTCGCGTGGTCTTCGGCGCGTGGGAACCGAAGACCGGCGCGGCCGGGTCGCTCTGGGACGTGCTCAGGGACCGCAGGTCCAACCACCGGCCCGAGGTGGTCGGCGGCGTTCTGGAAGCCGAATGCGCCGAGCTGATGAACGATTTCTTCTCCGCTCCTTCTCACCGGTCCGAGTGA
- a CDS encoding CsbD family protein, which translates to MSVFDKAKDKAEQLVGQAKEGLGKLTGNEELENAGKRDQLSGEVKEAGHDLKDKAAGVVQDAKDKLSGK; encoded by the coding sequence GTGAGCGTTTTCGACAAGGCCAAGGACAAGGCCGAGCAGCTCGTCGGTCAGGCGAAGGAGGGGCTCGGCAAGCTCACCGGGAACGAGGAGCTGGAGAACGCGGGCAAGCGCGACCAGCTCTCGGGTGAGGTCAAGGAGGCCGGTCACGACCTGAAGGACAAGGCCGCGGGCGTGGTCCAGGACGCCAAGGACAAGCTCTCGGGCAAGTAG
- a CDS encoding APH(3') family aminoglycoside O-phosphotransferase, with product MEQLHARYDRHTWEQVTIGRSGAGVWRLSGPTDHFLKSVDGGTELFEEAERLRWLRAQGLPAPEVVELGGDDRASWMVTTAVPGKSLAELGGDEMLWTAGQITALAEIARALHALPVADCPFDRTLDVVVPQARSNAEAGLVDETDFDQHRLGRTALDLIKEVEATRPDREDLVVCHGDLCTPNVLLDPDTLTVTGLIDVGRLGIADRYNDLALTARSLGPANAGMFFEAYGEVPDPERLEFYRLLDEFF from the coding sequence ATGGAGCAGTTGCACGCCCGCTACGACCGGCACACCTGGGAGCAGGTGACCATCGGCCGTTCCGGAGCCGGGGTCTGGCGCCTCTCGGGCCCGACCGACCACTTCCTGAAGTCCGTCGACGGCGGTACCGAGCTGTTCGAGGAAGCGGAACGTCTGCGCTGGTTGCGGGCGCAGGGCCTGCCCGCGCCGGAGGTGGTCGAACTCGGCGGTGACGACAGGGCGAGCTGGATGGTGACCACGGCGGTGCCCGGGAAGTCGCTCGCCGAACTGGGCGGCGACGAGATGCTCTGGACCGCCGGTCAGATCACCGCGCTGGCCGAGATCGCCCGGGCGCTGCACGCGCTGCCGGTGGCGGACTGCCCCTTCGACCGCACGCTCGACGTGGTCGTCCCGCAGGCGCGGAGCAACGCCGAGGCCGGACTCGTCGACGAGACCGACTTCGACCAGCACCGGCTCGGCCGGACGGCGCTGGACCTGATCAAGGAGGTCGAGGCGACTCGCCCCGACCGCGAGGACCTCGTTGTCTGCCATGGCGATCTGTGCACGCCGAACGTGCTGCTCGATCCGGACACCCTCACCGTGACGGGGCTGATCGACGTGGGGCGGCTCGGGATCGCGGACCGCTACAACGACCTCGCGCTGACCGCACGGAGCCTGGGCCCGGCCAACGCCGGGATGTTCTTCGAGGCGTACGGCGAGGTGCCTGATCCCGAGCGGCTGGAGTTCTACCGACTGCTCGACGAGTTCTTCTGA
- a CDS encoding endonuclease/exonuclease/phosphatase family protein: protein MTPHRRRTTLSALAGTTLLVALAPAAAAAPSPDAVIAEVYGGGGNAGATLTTDFIELSSPSAVSLDGWSVQYLPASPSPTSRWQVTKLSGSIPAGKRYLVAQAKGGGGTVALPTPDATGTTNMSGTGGTVALVTNDQPLTCLTAADCAAVPVIRDLVGFGAAVVREGTAAPAASNTTSVARKADTDDNSADFTAGEPTPENSKGERPGGGEPGPAPEKARIHQIQGTTRLSPLVGKQVIDVPGVVTAVRAFGSSRGFWIQDAQPDTDPRTSEGLFVFTGTTTPNVKLGDAVLVAGKVAEFYPLASGETVATTANQSITQLTGAQWTVQSGGNAVPAAELLKPDTVPVSIAPSPGGNIEALALEPAKYALDFYESREGMRLRVDDARVVGATDDFNALWVTSKPGQNLTVRGGSNYQSYADANTGRIKIESLIPFAERPFPVANVGDRLTGTTEGPLDYSRFGGYVLQASALGEHVAGPVAPESTRKQREHELATATYNVENLSTKDTQAKFDRLAGAVVRNLASPDIVALEEIQDDNGSTNDSVVSAGETLRRFTDAIAAAGGPRYEWRQINPVDDADGGQPGGNIRVAFLFNPKRVSFVDRPGGDAVTPVTVQREHGRAKLSASPGRISPTDPAWQASRKPLVGEFRFPAQGPLQRSVFVIANHFNSKGGDQPLHGRIQPPVRSSETQRVAQAKLVRGFVDSLIKAERNANVVVLGDLNDFVFSPAVQTLVGPKALAAPMDRLPSGERYSYVYEGNSQTLDHILVGSRLLKRADLDVVHINAEFHDQASDHDPQVVRFLPRTGVDWLDDLEEFLHGLIP, encoded by the coding sequence GTGACCCCGCACCGCCGCCGAACCACCCTGTCGGCTCTGGCAGGCACCACCCTGCTCGTCGCACTCGCCCCAGCCGCCGCGGCGGCTCCGTCGCCGGACGCGGTCATCGCCGAGGTCTACGGCGGTGGCGGCAACGCCGGGGCCACGCTGACCACGGACTTCATCGAGCTGAGCAGCCCGTCCGCGGTCTCGCTCGACGGCTGGAGCGTGCAGTACCTGCCCGCGTCGCCGTCGCCGACCAGCCGGTGGCAGGTCACCAAGCTCTCCGGGAGCATCCCCGCGGGCAAGCGCTACCTGGTCGCGCAGGCCAAGGGCGGTGGCGGCACGGTCGCGCTGCCGACCCCGGACGCGACCGGCACCACCAACATGTCCGGCACCGGGGGCACGGTCGCGCTCGTCACCAACGACCAGCCGCTGACCTGCCTCACCGCGGCCGACTGCGCCGCCGTGCCCGTGATCCGCGACCTGGTCGGCTTCGGCGCCGCGGTGGTCCGCGAGGGCACCGCCGCCCCTGCCGCGAGCAACACCACCTCGGTCGCGCGCAAGGCCGACACCGACGACAACTCCGCCGACTTCACCGCGGGCGAGCCGACCCCGGAGAACAGCAAGGGCGAGCGCCCCGGCGGCGGCGAGCCCGGCCCGGCCCCGGAGAAGGCCCGCATCCACCAGATCCAGGGCACCACGAGGCTGTCCCCGCTGGTGGGCAAGCAGGTCATCGACGTGCCGGGGGTCGTGACCGCGGTCCGCGCCTTCGGCTCCTCCCGCGGTTTCTGGATCCAGGACGCGCAGCCCGACACCGACCCGCGCACCAGCGAGGGCCTGTTCGTCTTCACCGGCACCACCACGCCGAACGTCAAGCTCGGCGACGCGGTCCTGGTGGCGGGCAAGGTCGCCGAGTTCTACCCGCTGGCCAGTGGGGAGACGGTGGCCACCACCGCGAACCAGTCGATCACCCAGCTCACGGGCGCGCAGTGGACCGTGCAGTCCGGTGGCAACGCCGTTCCCGCCGCGGAGCTGCTCAAGCCCGACACCGTGCCGGTGTCGATCGCGCCGAGCCCTGGCGGCAACATCGAGGCGCTCGCCCTGGAGCCCGCGAAGTACGCGCTCGACTTCTACGAGTCCCGCGAGGGCATGCGGCTGCGGGTCGACGACGCGCGCGTGGTCGGAGCGACGGACGACTTCAACGCGCTGTGGGTGACCAGCAAGCCCGGCCAGAACCTCACCGTGCGCGGCGGTTCGAACTACCAGTCCTACGCCGACGCCAACACCGGCCGGATCAAGATCGAGTCGCTGATCCCGTTCGCGGAACGGCCGTTCCCGGTCGCCAACGTCGGGGACAGGCTGACCGGTACGACCGAGGGGCCGCTGGACTACAGCCGCTTCGGCGGGTACGTGCTCCAGGCCAGTGCGCTCGGCGAGCACGTCGCGGGACCGGTCGCGCCGGAGTCGACCCGCAAGCAGCGCGAGCACGAGCTGGCCACCGCGACCTACAACGTGGAAAATCTGTCCACAAAGGACACCCAGGCGAAGTTCGACCGGCTCGCCGGGGCCGTCGTCCGCAACCTCGCGTCCCCGGACATCGTTGCGCTGGAAGAGATCCAGGACGACAACGGTTCCACCAACGACAGCGTGGTCTCGGCGGGGGAGACGCTGCGCCGCTTCACCGACGCGATCGCTGCCGCCGGCGGCCCCCGCTACGAGTGGCGCCAGATCAACCCGGTCGACGACGCCGACGGCGGCCAGCCGGGCGGCAACATCCGGGTCGCCTTCCTGTTCAACCCGAAGCGCGTGTCCTTCGTGGACCGTCCGGGCGGGGACGCGGTGACCCCGGTGACCGTGCAGCGCGAGCACGGCCGCGCCAAGCTCAGCGCGTCGCCCGGCCGGATCTCCCCGACCGACCCCGCCTGGCAGGCCAGCCGCAAGCCCCTGGTCGGCGAGTTCCGCTTCCCGGCCCAGGGACCGTTGCAGCGCAGCGTGTTCGTCATCGCCAACCACTTCAACTCCAAGGGCGGCGACCAGCCGCTGCACGGCCGCATCCAGCCGCCGGTGCGCTCCAGCGAGACCCAGCGCGTCGCCCAGGCGAAGCTCGTCCGCGGCTTCGTCGACAGCCTGATCAAGGCCGAGCGCAACGCCAACGTCGTGGTTCTCGGCGACCTGAACGACTTCGTGTTCTCCCCGGCCGTGCAGACCCTGGTCGGCCCGAAGGCGCTGGCCGCGCCGATGGACCGGCTGCCCTCCGGTGAGCGCTACAGCTACGTGTACGAGGGCAACTCGCAGACCCTGGACCACATCCTCGTCGGCAGCCGCCTGCTCAAGCGCGCGGACCTGGACGTGGTGCACATCAACGCCGAGTTCCACGACCAGGCCAGCGACCACGACCCGCAGGTCGTGCGGTTCCTCCCGCGCACCGGCGTCGACTGGCTCGACGACCTGGAGGAGTTCCTGCACGGCCTGATCCCCTGA
- a CDS encoding type II toxin-antitoxin system HicA family toxin — translation MPLKVSVPGKPSTDVPIGTERSIRKQAGI, via the coding sequence GTGCCGCTGAAGGTCAGTGTGCCGGGCAAGCCCAGCACCGACGTGCCGATCGGTACCGAGCGCAGTATCCGCAAGCAGGCTGGTATCTGA
- a CDS encoding type II toxin-antitoxin system HicB family antitoxin — protein MSTYAIIIERAETGGYGAWCPDLPGCVAVADDQDECLRLMREAVEFHLGGMRQSGEPIPHPTTIAA, from the coding sequence GTGAGCACCTACGCCATCATCATCGAACGCGCCGAAACCGGTGGCTACGGCGCGTGGTGCCCTGATCTCCCCGGGTGCGTGGCCGTTGCCGACGATCAGGACGAGTGCCTGCGCCTGATGCGCGAGGCCGTGGAGTTCCACCTCGGGGGAATGCGTCAGAGCGGCGAGCCGATCCCGCACCCGACGACGATCGCAGCCTGA
- a CDS encoding AAA family ATPase, whose protein sequence is MSGQVILLSGPPGAGKSTVARLLADEFSASVHLHTDDFYACIRRGAVLPYLPEAQHQNRVVTGVIASAAFGYAAGGYDVICDGVVGPWFLDPFRRAGNEIAVHYVVLRPDEGTTVARAVARGEDALTEEEPVRELHRQFADLGEWEHHAVDSADLDADATATVVLAGIARGAYRLPDPA, encoded by the coding sequence ATGAGCGGACAGGTCATCCTCCTCAGCGGACCGCCCGGGGCGGGCAAGAGCACCGTGGCCCGCCTGCTGGCCGACGAGTTCTCGGCGAGCGTGCACCTGCACACCGACGACTTCTACGCCTGCATCCGGCGCGGCGCCGTGCTGCCGTACCTGCCCGAGGCCCAGCACCAGAACCGGGTCGTCACCGGGGTGATCGCCAGCGCCGCGTTCGGCTACGCCGCGGGCGGCTACGACGTGATCTGCGACGGCGTGGTCGGACCGTGGTTCCTGGACCCCTTCCGCCGAGCGGGCAACGAGATCGCCGTGCACTACGTGGTGCTGCGACCGGACGAGGGGACCACCGTCGCCCGCGCCGTGGCCCGGGGCGAGGACGCGCTCACCGAGGAGGAGCCGGTGCGGGAGCTGCACCGCCAGTTCGCCGACCTCGGCGAGTGGGAGCACCACGCCGTCGACTCCGCCGACCTCGACGCGGACGCCACCGCCACGGTCGTGCTCGCCGGGATCGCCCGCGGCGCCTACCGACTGCCGGACCCCGCCTGA
- a CDS encoding ATP-grasp domain-containing protein, which translates to MRNVVLVDPYSTGSALAPAFAERGVSSVAVLTTPEPTASFAGTWHPENFTEVFVLDDVDKLARRLRELDPLCVLPGTETGVEAAEHLSELVVPGQSNVAELSSARRDKWLMGVALADAGVPHLRQLSASSADEVAEWLRANEFDDSAIVLKPQNSAGADDVFIVREGEDWRAPFHRILGAVNRLELVNTRVLAQELAEGVEYAIDTYSVDGAHGLVSVWRYDKRAAGNRLGVYLSAGVVPPEDPAVTEVFGYARRVLDAVGVRNGPGHIEVMVTSSGPRLIEVGARLAGGDQQHLSRLAVGDSQVERTVRHWVDGEGAIEDYRLLRHARSVYLSAPDSGVLRNADRLNQLWELLPTLHKVVIPHRNGSRVTRTEDLWTSLGHVFLVSEDPDAVAADEALLREIEAELRVEPS; encoded by the coding sequence ATGCGCAACGTGGTACTCGTCGACCCGTACTCCACGGGCAGTGCCCTCGCCCCCGCGTTCGCCGAGCGCGGCGTCTCCTCGGTCGCGGTGCTCACGACGCCGGAGCCGACCGCGTCCTTCGCCGGCACCTGGCACCCGGAGAACTTCACCGAGGTCTTCGTCCTCGACGACGTGGACAAGCTCGCCAGGCGGCTGCGCGAGCTGGACCCGCTGTGCGTGCTGCCGGGGACCGAGACCGGGGTCGAGGCCGCCGAGCACCTCTCCGAGCTGGTCGTCCCGGGGCAGAGCAACGTGGCGGAGCTGTCGTCGGCTCGGCGCGACAAGTGGCTGATGGGCGTCGCGCTGGCCGACGCCGGTGTGCCCCACCTGCGCCAGCTGAGCGCGTCCAGCGCCGACGAGGTCGCGGAGTGGTTGCGCGCCAACGAATTCGACGACTCGGCGATCGTGCTGAAGCCGCAGAACAGCGCAGGGGCGGACGACGTGTTCATCGTCCGGGAGGGCGAGGACTGGCGGGCGCCGTTCCACCGCATCCTCGGTGCCGTCAACCGCCTGGAGCTGGTCAACACCCGCGTGCTCGCGCAGGAGCTGGCCGAGGGCGTGGAGTACGCCATCGACACCTACTCGGTCGACGGCGCGCACGGCCTCGTCTCGGTGTGGCGCTACGACAAGCGCGCCGCGGGAAACCGGCTCGGCGTCTACCTGTCCGCCGGTGTGGTCCCACCGGAGGACCCGGCCGTCACCGAGGTGTTCGGCTACGCGCGGCGCGTGCTCGACGCCGTTGGCGTGCGCAACGGCCCCGGGCACATCGAGGTGATGGTGACCTCGTCCGGCCCCCGGCTGATCGAGGTCGGCGCGCGGCTGGCGGGCGGCGACCAGCAGCACCTGTCCCGGCTCGCCGTCGGGGACTCGCAGGTGGAGCGCACCGTGCGGCACTGGGTGGACGGCGAGGGGGCGATCGAGGACTACCGGCTCCTGCGCCACGCGCGCTCGGTGTACCTCTCCGCCCCCGACTCGGGAGTCCTGCGCAACGCCGACCGGCTCAACCAGCTGTGGGAGCTGCTGCCGACCCTCCACAAGGTGGTCATCCCGCACCGGAACGGCTCGCGCGTCACCCGCACGGAGGACCTGTGGACCAGTCTGGGCCACGTCTTCCTCGTCTCGGAGGACCCCGACGCCGTCGCCGCGGACGAGGCCCTGCTCCGGGAAATCGAAGCCGAACTGCGCGTCGAGCCGTCATGA